TGCCGTGGTCGACGAACTGGAGAATGCGGCGGCGAACTCGGCCGAGCTCTGGCTTCCGGAATTCGACCACCAGGCAGGCACGTCCACGCTGGATCGGCGCGCTGCGCGCACGACCGCTGTGCGGCTGGCCGCCGACACCGAGCACTTCGGCCCCTACGTCGGAGCTCTCGCCGACGCGGCCGTCGCCGGGCGGTCGCCGCGTCGAGCAGCGTTCACCGTGGAAACCAGGGCTGCGGGTTCGGCGCGGATACTCGCAGTTGCTCAACGCCGCCGTTCCGCCGCGCTCGTGCTGGTCGTACCCACGGGCATCGATGCCGGTGTCGCCGCAACTGCGGCGGAATGGCTGTGCACGCATGCCGGGATGGCGGTGTGGGTCATCGGAGACGGGGCGTCGGGCATGGATCGGTTCCCGTCGGTGTCGGTTCGTGCACCCGCAGTGCCCGCCGGTGTCAGCACCGTCCTCGATCGCTTTCGCCCACTGAGCTATCCACCGATCGCCGGACATCCGCACCCGGCCAGTGATCCGGAGAAGCGCTTGTATCGAGCGCTGGACGTGCACGAGTGGGCCACCGGACGGGAGCACAATCGCTCGATCCGGCTCGACGAGCTCAGCCGACCGTTCACAGTCGACGTACTGTGGCGCACCGAGAGAGTCGTCGTGGAAATCGACGGCAACGAACACCGTGCACCCGAGCGTTTCGCCGAGGACCGCGTGCGCGACAACCAACTGCAGACACACGGTTACATGGTGTTGCGGTTCACCAACGCTCAGGTGATGGACGACCCGCACCGCGCTGTCGCTACCATCCGCGAGGCAGTATCGAGAAGACGATCGAAGGGGGATCCTCGATGAGTACCGAAGACCTGAACGGGACCGAGGCAGCAGTGCTACTGGTCCTGATGGCCGAAGCGAGTCCGGTCAAGAATTCCGAACTCAGAACGATGGGCCCCGAATTGGCCAAGCCTTCTCGCGACAAGCTGAAGAACGCAGGTCTGATCGAGGTGAACTCCTCGGTACGCCC
The nucleotide sequence above comes from Rhodococcoides fascians A25f. Encoded proteins:
- a CDS encoding endonuclease domain-containing protein, with amino-acid sequence MTSNDVTAGWWSGLPVDRVVRVHGATERELADSVNPLPTSAPAIVFFALEPTTAKRTVDLVDAVVDELENAAANSAELWLPEFDHQAGTSTLDRRAARTTAVRLAADTEHFGPYVGALADAAVAGRSPRRAAFTVETRAAGSARILAVAQRRRSAALVLVVPTGIDAGVAATAAEWLCTHAGMAVWVIGDGASGMDRFPSVSVRAPAVPAGVSTVLDRFRPLSYPPIAGHPHPASDPEKRLYRALDVHEWATGREHNRSIRLDELSRPFTVDVLWRTERVVVEIDGNEHRAPERFAEDRVRDNQLQTHGYMVLRFTNAQVMDDPHRAVATIREAVSRRRSKGDPR